The following proteins are co-located in the Gossypium hirsutum isolate 1008001.06 chromosome A02, Gossypium_hirsutum_v2.1, whole genome shotgun sequence genome:
- the LOC107951311 gene encoding uncharacterized protein isoform X2, whose protein sequence is MEGKGTKSGKTRAQKDAHNARCVQYRQKIKRRLEELEQVKTKYYEMLPIFKQMQTENQQMKMELKQNESIIQYMQNCIQQFKTTLEAQGQSYTSFDESIGWFLSQTNVQHGLVSPTSGIVVQDVNELLGLGVSGATKFQASMDNLYQQMGFGQYYNNTAASIAAGPSSVAPNSQGVEINSAAGFLGTNHDLPEFDVTNNHNNLFNYELGAANSEVENDGNPPPHTLFQGHFGNDLHKTP, encoded by the exons ATGGAGGGTAAAGGTACCAAATCGGGGAAAACCCGAGCTCAAAAGGATGCTCATAACGCCCGTTGCGTACAGTACAGGCAGAAAATTAAA AGGAGGCTCGAGGAGCTTGAACAGGTGAAGACCAAGTACTATGAAATGCTCCCAATCTTCAAGCAGATGCAAACCGAAAACCAGCAGATGAAAATGGAGTTGAAGCAAAACGAGTCTATAATTCAATATATGCAAAATTGTATTCAACAGTTTAAGACTACACTTGAGGCACAG GGGCAAAGCTATACTTCTTTTGATGAG TCCATAGGATGGTTTCTGTCTCAAACCAATGTGCAACATGGTCTAGTTTCACCAACTTCTGGAATTGTTGTACAAGATGTTAATGAATTATTGGGATTGGGAGTGAGTGGGGCAACCaagtttcaagcttccatggaCAATTTGTATCAGCAAATGGGTTTTG GCCAGTACTATAACAACACTGCTGCCTCTATTGCTGCTGGCCCTTCCTCTGTTGCCCCAAATAGTCAAG GGGTTGAGATTAATTCTGCTGCTGGATTCCTTGGTACAAATCATGATTTGCCCGAGTTTGATGTTACGAACAATCACAATAACCTTTTCAACTATGAGCTTGGTGCCg CAAATTCTGAAGTGGAGAATGATGGTAATCCTCCTCCTCATACCCTGTTTCAG GGTCACTTTGGAAATGATCTCCACAAGACTCCATAA
- the LOC107951311 gene encoding uncharacterized protein isoform X3, translating into MEGKGTKSGKTRAQKDAHNARCVQYRQKIKRRLEELEQVKTKYYEMLPIFKQMQTENQQMKMELKQNESIIQYMQNCIQQFKTTLEAQGQSYTSFDESIGWFLSQTNVQHGLVSPTSGIVVQDVNELLGLGVSGATKFQASMDNLYQQMGFGQYYNNTAASIAAGPSSVAPNSQGVEINSAAGFLGTNHDLPEFDVTNNHNNLFNYELGAGIVPDSSVGSSLEAANSEVENDGSLWK; encoded by the exons ATGGAGGGTAAAGGTACCAAATCGGGGAAAACCCGAGCTCAAAAGGATGCTCATAACGCCCGTTGCGTACAGTACAGGCAGAAAATTAAA AGGAGGCTCGAGGAGCTTGAACAGGTGAAGACCAAGTACTATGAAATGCTCCCAATCTTCAAGCAGATGCAAACCGAAAACCAGCAGATGAAAATGGAGTTGAAGCAAAACGAGTCTATAATTCAATATATGCAAAATTGTATTCAACAGTTTAAGACTACACTTGAGGCACAG GGGCAAAGCTATACTTCTTTTGATGAG TCCATAGGATGGTTTCTGTCTCAAACCAATGTGCAACATGGTCTAGTTTCACCAACTTCTGGAATTGTTGTACAAGATGTTAATGAATTATTGGGATTGGGAGTGAGTGGGGCAACCaagtttcaagcttccatggaCAATTTGTATCAGCAAATGGGTTTTG GCCAGTACTATAACAACACTGCTGCCTCTATTGCTGCTGGCCCTTCCTCTGTTGCCCCAAATAGTCAAG GGGTTGAGATTAATTCTGCTGCTGGATTCCTTGGTACAAATCATGATTTGCCCGAGTTTGATGTTACGAACAATCACAATAACCTTTTCAACTATGAGCTTGGTGCCg GAATTGTGCCTGATTCTTCTGTTGGCTCCTCCTTGGAAGCAGCAAATTCTGAAGTGGAGAATGATG GGTCACTTTGGAAATGA
- the LOC107951311 gene encoding uncharacterized protein isoform X1: protein MEGKGTKSGKTRAQKDAHNARCVQYRQKIKRRLEELEQVKTKYYEMLPIFKQMQTENQQMKMELKQNESIIQYMQNCIQQFKTTLEAQGQSYTSFDESIGWFLSQTNVQHGLVSPTSGIVVQDVNELLGLGVSGATKFQASMDNLYQQMGFGQYYNNTAASIAAGPSSVAPNSQGVEINSAAGFLGTNHDLPEFDVTNNHNNLFNYELGAGIVPDSSVGSSLEAANSEVENDGNPPPHTLFQGHFGNDLHKTP, encoded by the exons ATGGAGGGTAAAGGTACCAAATCGGGGAAAACCCGAGCTCAAAAGGATGCTCATAACGCCCGTTGCGTACAGTACAGGCAGAAAATTAAA AGGAGGCTCGAGGAGCTTGAACAGGTGAAGACCAAGTACTATGAAATGCTCCCAATCTTCAAGCAGATGCAAACCGAAAACCAGCAGATGAAAATGGAGTTGAAGCAAAACGAGTCTATAATTCAATATATGCAAAATTGTATTCAACAGTTTAAGACTACACTTGAGGCACAG GGGCAAAGCTATACTTCTTTTGATGAG TCCATAGGATGGTTTCTGTCTCAAACCAATGTGCAACATGGTCTAGTTTCACCAACTTCTGGAATTGTTGTACAAGATGTTAATGAATTATTGGGATTGGGAGTGAGTGGGGCAACCaagtttcaagcttccatggaCAATTTGTATCAGCAAATGGGTTTTG GCCAGTACTATAACAACACTGCTGCCTCTATTGCTGCTGGCCCTTCCTCTGTTGCCCCAAATAGTCAAG GGGTTGAGATTAATTCTGCTGCTGGATTCCTTGGTACAAATCATGATTTGCCCGAGTTTGATGTTACGAACAATCACAATAACCTTTTCAACTATGAGCTTGGTGCCg GAATTGTGCCTGATTCTTCTGTTGGCTCCTCCTTGGAAGCAGCAAATTCTGAAGTGGAGAATGATGGTAATCCTCCTCCTCATACCCTGTTTCAG GGTCACTTTGGAAATGATCTCCACAAGACTCCATAA